Within the Planctomycetota bacterium genome, the region ACCGCTCCCTCGAGAAGCTTCGCGGCGCGCGCGCCCGCCTCCGAAGGCGGCCCGAAAACCTCCGAGCGCCCCGGCGGCACCGCCTCCCGGTAGCCCCACGCCTCGACCCGCGCCGTCCCCGCCGCGACCGTCACCCCGAGCTCCGGCCGCTCCTCTCCCGGAAGAGGCCGCAACTCCACCTCGAACTCCGCGCCGGAAGCCTCCACCGCCCCCGCGGGCGTCGTCACCCGGAAGAACGCCCCGCCGGGAACCCGGAAGCGTCCGCGTCCCGCGGCCAGCTCGAAGCCGTCCGGCCGCCCCTGCCCGGCCGAGCCGGGCTCAAGCGTCGCCTCCGCGCCGCCCCGGAAGCGAAGCGCGAGCGGCGCCGCGCCGCGGGCCGCCACCCATCGGCCTTCGCGAACCTCCCCCGGGCGCCCCAGAAGATGCGCCACGCCCGCGATCGATACGGCCAGAAGAATCCCGGCGGCGGCGATCTCGGCCCACCGGCGCCGGGGGCGCGCCGGCGGCGCCGACGTCGCGTCCGCGACCGCGCATCCCGACGCCTGCGCCCCGTAGAAGGCGTAAAGCCCGGCTTCCAGAAGCGCCGCCTCCACCAGAGCGCGGCCGCGCGACCGATCCGCGCGAACCGCCGCCGCCAGCTCGGAAAGCTCCGCCGCCGAGGCGTCGCCGTCCTGCCAGGCCCGGAGGAGATCTTCGAAGCGATCCGCGTCCATCGTCACGGCTCCTCCCCCGGCCCGAGTTTCGCCTCAAGACACCGCCGGAGGTTCTGCCGGGCCTTCCAGAGGGTCACCTTGACCGACCCTTCGGTCCACCCGAGGGCGCCCGCGATCCGCCGCACCGGGAGGCGGTCGCGATACCGCTGCTCGACCAGACGCCGCTGGGCCGGGGGCAGTCCTTCCAGACATTCCGCCAGGCGCTCCTGCCGGCGCCGCATCCCCTCCGGATCCGGAGCGTGTTCCTGGAAGGCCTGCGCGACCGCCTCGTCCAGCGCCTCCGAACCCTCGACCCGGCGCACGCGCGAAGAGCGGCGGAAATAGCCGGCCACGCGGCGGCGCGCCAGCTCGAACGCCCACGGGAGGAACCGCTCGACCCCGACGCCCTTGCGGTCCTCCTCGATGATCGCCAGGCCGACTTCCTGAAAGATCTCCTCGGCGGCCTCGCGGTCCCGCGCCAGGGCGAGGATGAAGCCGAAAAGAACGTCCCGGTTCTCCAGGAACGGCCTCACGAGTCCCGCCGGAGCGTTTTCCATGCCCTCAGTGTGGGGACGGCGCCCCCGCGAAGTTAACTCAAAAAATTTCGCGCGGCGCGGCGCCGCCGGATATGCTGGCGGGTCTATGAGGCGGACGTTCCTTCTCCTTCTGGCGTCGCTCTACGTGCTTCAGACGCTCCGGATCGTCCGCCCGGCGCCCGCCGATGCGGCCCCCGGGGGCCCCTCCGCGCCCTCGGGAACCGATCCCTGCTGTTCCGGGGCCTGCGGCTGTCCGGACGAAATGGCCCGGCGGCGGCTCTGCTGCTGCGGCCCGGAAGCGGCTCGGGAGGAGAGCCCGCGTTCCCCGAAGCGGCCCGCCGGCGCCTTCGAGGCCGCGCGGTGCCGCGGAGCCGAGGCGGCCGTCGCCCGCGGGCCGGTGCTGCCCCCTTTTGCGCCTTGTTTCCTCCCCCCCGGCGTTCCCTCCGCCACCGAGCGGCCCGAGGCTTTCCCTCCGGAGCCGCCCGATCCGGTCTCCCCCCGGCCTCCCGACAAGGTTCCCATCGCCGCGATCCTCGGTTCGGCGTCCTGATTCGACAACCCTCTTTATCCGAGGATCGATCATGTTCTCATCCGCGATCATTTTCTCTTTTTTGGCGGCGCCCGCGCTGCGCGACCATGGGCCCGGAACCTCGGGCGGCGGGCTCACGACGGTTTCGGGCGAGACGCTGCGCCCGGGATCGGTGTCCCTGAGCGTCCGGATCGATTACACCCAGTTCGAGCGCCTTTCCTCCGAGGACATCCGCGAGCGGACGCTCGACGTGGGGGGAAGTCACGCCCATTTCGACGCGGCGCGGTGGAGTCTGCTCGAGGCGTTCGAGGTGGCCTTCGGAGCTTCGGAGGGATTCCAGCTGGCCTGGTCCTTCGGGTACTACCGGGGCAACGACCTGCGCGAAGGGCACGTTCACGGCGACGGAAGCTACGGATTCCACGAAATGGGCGACGTCTCGGGAATGACCGACCCCTGGTTCACGGCGAAGGGCCGGCTCTTCAAGGGACCGGAGGGGAGTCTGGCCCTCTTTGGCGGGGTGAAGTTCCCGTTCGGGGAGGACGATGAGGCCGACGAGAGCGTGAACGGAAACCGGCCCCTGGAGCCCGCGCTCCAGCCCGGAAGCGGCACGTTCGACGCCCAGCTGGGGGCGGCGTACTCGCGGTGGCTGACGGAGACGCTGACCCTCGACGCGAGCCTTTCGTACACGCTGCGGACGGAGGAGGACGCGTTCAAGATCGGGGACCTCGTTCTTCTCGGAACCGCCCTGGCGTGGCGCTTCACGGAGAACGTGCAGACGTATCCCCAGCCCAGCGTGTTTCTGGAAGCGCACGTGCGCCATCTCTTCCGAAACGAGGAGGACGGCGAGCGGGTGCGCAACTCGGGAGGCACGACGCTTTTTCTCGGCCCGGGGTTCCGGATGGGATTCTCCGAGCGCGTCTCCTGGACGATCGCGCTTCAGATTCCGGTCTTTCAGCATCTCCACAGCGAACAGCAGGAGACGCTCTTCAAGGCGGTGACGGGACTGACGTTCACGTTCTGAGAGGTTCCGGGGCCGGGGAGGCGGCGGCCTTCCCGGCCCTCTTTCCCCGGCGCCTCCGCCCCCCGTCAGCGGACCCCCGCCGCCGCGCCCATCACGATTCCCATGAACGCCGCCCCCGCGAGAAACATCCCATCCGCCAGGCGGTGCCGCCGCCGCATTTCCGGGTCGTAGTAAACGATCTGGACCCCCGCGCGGCCGAGCCAGAACAGGGACATGCCCGCGCTCAGGAACCTCCCGAGCCCGCGGCCGGAGGCCAGTTCTCCGGGAAAAAGGAGGCAGACCGCCGCCATCCCCAGAAGGACGATCACGATG harbors:
- a CDS encoding sigma-70 family RNA polymerase sigma factor, with the protein product MENAPAGLVRPFLENRDVLFGFILALARDREAAEEIFQEVGLAIIEEDRKGVGVERFLPWAFELARRRVAGYFRRSSRVRRVEGSEALDEAVAQAFQEHAPDPEGMRRRQERLAECLEGLPPAQRRLVEQRYRDRLPVRRIAGALGWTEGSVKVTLWKARQNLRRCLEAKLGPGEEP
- a CDS encoding PepSY domain-containing protein, whose product is MDADRFEDLLRAWQDGDASAAELSELAAAVRADRSRGRALVEAALLEAGLYAFYGAQASGCAVADATSAPPARPRRRWAEIAAAGILLAVSIAGVAHLLGRPGEVREGRWVAARGAAPLALRFRGGAEATLEPGSAGQGRPDGFELAAGRGRFRVPGGAFFRVTTPAGAVEASGAEFEVELRPLPGEERPELGVTVAAGTARVEAWGYREAVPPGRSEVFGPPSEAGARAAKLLEGAVLPLAAFVGRAVERGGAARAARIEDDEGRAVCTVEVLRDGRLFEIEFDVRTGERLEEEEEGQAGRTPAARLGLGEAIERALAELPGRAIEGSLGSEAGRVVAAVRVLYAGRLREIRVDADTGRIVGR
- a CDS encoding transporter — protein: MFSSAIIFSFLAAPALRDHGPGTSGGGLTTVSGETLRPGSVSLSVRIDYTQFERLSSEDIRERTLDVGGSHAHFDAARWSLLEAFEVAFGASEGFQLAWSFGYYRGNDLREGHVHGDGSYGFHEMGDVSGMTDPWFTAKGRLFKGPEGSLALFGGVKFPFGEDDEADESVNGNRPLEPALQPGSGTFDAQLGAAYSRWLTETLTLDASLSYTLRTEEDAFKIGDLVLLGTALAWRFTENVQTYPQPSVFLEAHVRHLFRNEEDGERVRNSGGTTLFLGPGFRMGFSERVSWTIALQIPVFQHLHSEQQETLFKAVTGLTFTF